Genomic segment of Arctopsyche grandis isolate Sample6627 chromosome 11, ASM5162203v2, whole genome shotgun sequence:
atttgtttaaaatcgttttcaaAAAATTCTGGCCTGTGGGCACATAAAAAatcgcatactgggataaaaccatacaaatgtgacatctgTCTAAAACCATTTTCTCAAAAACATCATCTTGTgccacatttgagatctcacacgggggaaaagccttacaagtgtcaaatttgtttaaaatcatttactcgaaaatgTGAACTCGATATACATcataaatttcatactgggataaaaccacacaaatgtgacatctgtttaaaatcattttctcaaaaacacCACCTCGTGATGCAtatgagaactcacacgggggaaaagccttataagtgtgaaatttgtttaaaatcatttactcacaaATATCGCCTCAAGACACATAAAAAAGTGCATACTcgaataaaaccacacaaatgtgacatttgtttaaaatcatttactagcAAATATTACCTCGAGACACATAAATTATTGCATGTTgagataaaaccatacaaatgtgacatttgtttaaaatcattttctcatcAATCTAGTCTCtcgtttcataaaaaaatacatactggCATCacaccacacaaatgtaacgtGTGTTTAACATCGTTCATCAACAAATATCGCCTTGTACAACATAAAAAAACTCATGAAATGTAATATATCATTATTTGTGTCCAAAATTTAATACCGATGTCTTTCCTTTGCTGGGGCTTGCTATCAAAAATTCACAAATATGCTTGCAGGGTGGCTCTGATAGTTCATTCATAATAAGTGAGACATCGGAGGAGACTCTTGACCGAATCCTTAACCCCTCATTCTGGTGGTTTTCTTCTCAATGCAAACGCTTATACTATACTTCCTAGAAACTATTGTTGAGGATATATGGGTGGAAGTTGTTACTAGGCGTTGCCACTTTCTGTGTTGTTTATTTTGCacttgatttatattatataagtattaatCTGCTTTTTGAAAACCTCATGAACAATTCCCCCtctctataaatataattattatgacAGACTTCAAACCCAATATTAAAGCTGATATtgaattacttatttattttttttaacctatGTAAATCAGATCAACACAATGTCTAACAATTTTTGTCAAATCCTTGATTACATTTTGGTGGATCATCATATTGATGCTATTCCAATCACTAATGTAGTTGAGCTGGCTCGATCTGACCCCTATCATCCCCCGTTAAACTTTGATATTGTTCGTGATGATAATTTTTCCTCCTGTATATGAATTCTCACCAGCTGTTTTATGAAAGTGGTAAGTGAGTGGATTTTTAATGATCTCACCAATGTATTGCTATCTGCTGATTGGAGTGCACTTTACATTTATGATCAGGTAGATGATACACTTCAGGCCGTCTACCATATCTTCCACTTTATGATTGTTCTGACTCTATTTTCTTAATAGAGTATTGATCTGTCGCAATGAGTCATCTATTAGAAAGCACCCACGTTGGTACAGCTCTGAAACTATTATAATGGTAGAGGGTTGTCCTCAACCCTTAACTTGTGCAATGATGTTCCTGACGCCCCCCTCGCTTGAAATTTCTTCTCAttgcaatttatttgattaattttacgAGAAATgataattgtaaattaaatacttgcatatgtacataaaatgttaaattttaaactggTTCGTTATATCGAGTCCTTATTgtgatttatcaataaaattgattgtttaaaaaaaatgtcttctttttattttcatttcacagCTAACAACTTTTACACATCGGTGAAGCGACAGAAATCTTGCTACCGAAAATCCGTGTTTTCAGAAAACCAATTTTTTCGAAAATCATGAACTTTGAAGTTGGGCAAGCTTTTATACCACAGATAGAGTTCTGGAGGTATTATTTTATTCCGACAAATGGTAGTCAAATCTTTTTTTCCTTTGAAATGGCAGTGTGGCCGCTTTCTAAAAACTTGTCTTCAATCACATCTAAATTGTTTGATTGAACCAAGTTTAATAGATAACCAAGAATAACGTGGATATTCTGACCGCCCCAAGTATCGgaatatgatataaaatgttTGGCGGTGATAGGGACTTCatcctttatatgtatatgttatacagTGAATTGACTCGGGTAGTACGTATGGATGTAACAATATAAGTACtgctgcgtaggggtgggtgggggatccaagtaaaaggccaaagtcgtttcacagcatttattgatgattaaggagatacacgcactggcagtgctcagtccagaatgacctgatatcgcctaagtaccgccttataaggggtagatctctcaggacatcttcgacgtctaatctgttgacctattgtatagtcacgtattcggatatgtattcccacgacattcggtcccacggtatATGGGTCACTactgagaactccacgggacCGAGTATCGCTATCGCCGCTAAATGCGACAGCACTTAGtttgcagataatcctcgaaaccaattatcacGGTCGCacggtctctgggatgctaccttgcctaatccgattgcaactactcggcgtatctttttagtatacgtaacagtacCAAATCAAATGAGTCGTATCTGAAGTCCCACTCTCGCAACAATCAAGTTTGCATCATTGACCTTCTCCATATTATTGATAACCAACAACCCTAATCTGCTGTTACTACGAAATAGCTTGTTTATCATCATTACTACCCTCTATGTATATTATGGACAACCTGCGACCCAGCAGTTCTACTGACAATGCAGACCGAGAT
This window contains:
- the LOC143918880 gene encoding uncharacterized protein LOC143918880: MECRLCLGLAPAETSVSIFGDPHPERLEQRIRTCCQIYVKRGDGLPDTVCLSCKTNLESLISFRKACIRSNETSQLRLNDCLKIKTEEILLEDVIWDDKPSLPTIHQKNCEISSKTFPSESKLVLQKRSHTGEKPFKCDICFKSFIRKYRLLIHLRSHTGEKPYTCNICLKSFSKNSGLWAHKKSHTGIKPYKCDICLKPFSQKHHLVPHLRSHTGEKPYKCQICLKSFTRKCELDIHHKFHTGIKPHKCDICLKSFSQKHHLVMHMRTHTGEKPYKCEICLKSFTHKYRLKTHKKVHTRIKPHKCDICLKSFTSKYYLETHKLLHVEIKPYKCDICLKSFSHQSSLSFHKKIHTGITPHKCNVCLTSFINKYRLVQHKKTHEM